The following are encoded together in the Bos taurus isolate L1 Dominette 01449 registration number 42190680 breed Hereford chromosome 10, ARS-UCD2.0, whole genome shotgun sequence genome:
- the CCDC177 gene encoding coiled-coil domain-containing protein 177 → MVDPVPEEEKLGAEPGGSGGDEAAASVPPDSQGAQQPTASSASASAVAPRKAEVPPAAEGGQREQSPLLHLDLFNFDCPEAEGSRYVLTSPRSLEACARCAVKPVELLPRALADLVREAPGRSMRVATGLYEAYEAERRAKLQQCRAERERIVREEKRRLFTPLGPAAAAASAPSAGSSSSCSSASLPASPAPRAARKASSSPSPARTQPPPAGSRAGRKSHSLDSLSRRREGALSSESGASSSSYSGESLRELHWPPRASARNSCAAGSAASAPNPLGRPSALALVPLTGRSFSLGDLSHSPQTAQHVERIVRQVRAERGLRGVPERDRKIAALMLARHQEERLLLEQRAAAHGQWEQQRVRAEQRREREEREKQRALEQGRRAWAAQVEERRGRRGREEREEARRRQRQCERSEERRRELAERQGLLRRERAERAAREDRQRKLQQEQNLKQREEGLQEVRERAEQVRRERAKRAAQVKQQQEGQLQREKRELSRVERARHEALLKGRARQERQEREGLRSSLEASLGRAQENYEQLVEQRTRELRERARREELQGRRAKEAAERKEREHQAHLEALARAGERRLQHAAQAAEEAVQQKARRVGQSRMEKERAQRANKEKVERDEDCRRRELLQAIGRKLERSEQLSRERRSALESARSTARASFHVREKVRQETNTRSFDRMVREAQLHASLDRK, encoded by the coding sequence ATGGTGGATCCCGTGCCTGAAGAGGAGAAGCTGGGAGCCGAGCCCGGAGGCTCAGGAGGGGACGAAGCCGCCGCTTCGGTGCCCCCTGACTCCCAGGGAGCCCAGCAGCCCACGGCGTCTTCGGCCTCGGCCTCCGCCGTGGCGCCCCGCAAGGCTGAAGTCCCGCCCGCGGCAGAAGGCGGGCAGAGGGAACAGTCCCCGCTGCTGCACCTCGACCTCTTCAACTTCGACTGTCCGGAGGCCGAGGGCAGCCGGTACGTGCTGACCAGCCCCCGCTCGCTAGAGGCCTGCGCCCGCTGCGCCGTTAAGCCTGTGGAGCTGCTGCCCCGGGCCCTGGCGGACTTGGTGCGCGAGGCCCCCGGCCGCTCGATGCGAGTGGCCACTGGGCTGTATGAGGCTTACGAGGCGGAGCGGCGCGCCAAGCTGCAGCAGTGCCGGGCCGAGCGCGAGCGCATCGTGCGCGAGGAGAAGCGGCGCCTCTTCACGCCGTTGGGCCCCGCGGCCGCCGCGGCCTCGGCCCCCAGCgcgggcagcagcagcagctgcagcagcgcCAGCCTCCCGGCCTCGCCTGCCCCGCGCGCCGCTCGCAAGGCCTCCTCCAGCCCGTCCCCGGCCCGGACCCAACCACCGCCCGCGGGGTCGCGGGCAGGTAGGAAGAGCCACTCACTGGACTCCCTGTCCCGCCGGCGGGAGGGCGCCCTCAGCTCCGAGTCCGGAGCGTCGTCGTCGTCCTACAGCGGAGAGAGCCTGCGGGAACTGCACTGGCCGCCGCGGGCCTCGGCCAGGAACAGCTGCGCGGCGGGGTCGGCGGCCTCGGCTCCCAACCCCCTGGGCCGCCCATCCGCCCTGGCCCTGGTTCCGCTCACCGGCCGCAGCTTCAGCCTCGGCGACCTGAGCCACTCGCCCCAGACAGCTCAGCACGTGGAGCGCATCGTGCGCCAAGTGCGCGCCGAGCGGGGTCTGCGCGGGGTGCCCGAGCGCGACCGGAAGATCGCGGCGCTGATGTTGGCGCGGCACCAGGAGGAGCGCCTGCTGCTGGAGCAGCGCGCCGCGGCCCACGGCCAGTGGGAGCAGCAGCGCGTCCGCGCCGAGCAGCGGCGGGAGCGCGAGGAGCGCGAGAAGCAGCGCGCCCTGGAGCAGGGCCGCCGGGCCTGGGCCGCGCAGGTGGAGGAGCGGCGCGGCCGCCGGGGTCGCGAGGAACGCGAGGAGGCGCGGCGCCGGCAGCGACAGTGCGAGCGCAGCGAGGAGCGGCGGCGGGAGCTGGCCGAGCGCCAGGGACTGCTGCGGCGGGAGCGGGCGGAGCGCGCGGCCCGGGAGGATCGGCAGCGCAAGCTGCAGCAGGAACAGAACCTGAAGCAGCGGGAGGAGGGTCTGCAGGAGGTGCGCGAGCGGGCCGAGCAGGTCCGCAGGGAGCGCGCTAAGCGCGCGGCCCAGGtcaagcagcagcaggagggccAGTTGCAGCGGGAGAAACGGGAGCTTAGCCGGGTGGAGCGGGCGCGCCACGAGGCGTTGTTGAAAGGTCGGGCCCGGCAGGAACGCCAGGAGCGCGAGGGCCTGCGGAGTTCCCTGGAGGCCAGCTTGGGCCGCGCGCAGGAGAATTACGAGCAGTTGGTGGAGCAGCGCACGCGGGAGCTGCGCGAGCGGGCCCGGCGGGAGGAGCTGCAGGGCCGGCGGGCCAAAGAGGCTGCTGAGCGCAAGGAGCGCGAGCATCAGGCGCACCTGGAGGCTCTGGCCCGGGCAGGCGAGCGGCGGCTTCAGCACGCGGCGCAGGCGGCCGAGGAGGCGGTGCAGCAGAAGGCGCGGCGCGTGGGCCAGAGCCGGATGGAGAAGGAGCGGGCCCAGCGCGCCAACAAGGAGAAGGTGGAGAGGGACGAAGACTGCCGCCGGCGGGAGCTGCTCCAAGCCATCGGTCGCAAGCTGGAGCGCAGCGAGCAGCTGTCTCGGGAGCGGCGCAGCGCTCTAGAGAGCGCTCGCTCCACAGCCCGCGCCTCCTTCCACGTGCGCGAGAAGGTGCGCCAGGAGACCAACACGCGCTCCTTCGATCGCATGGTGCGCGAGGCCCAGCTGCACGCCAGCCTGGACCGTAAATGA